The Populus nigra chromosome 19, ddPopNigr1.1, whole genome shotgun sequence genome includes a window with the following:
- the LOC133679796 gene encoding G2/mitotic-specific cyclin S13-7-like — MGSRNLVASYQQQPRGEAKQKAFAPADGRNRRVLQDIGNLVNDRVSLQGKKPITEVVDSVVARNVRAPAATKVPAAAIKKVNEKHRPEDVIVISSEETEKSKPVSRVPRKEVKTLTSILTARSKAACGKPEDTLVGIDAADVNNELAVVEYVDDMYEFYKLTEVDSRVHDYLQFQPDINAKMRSILVDWLIDVHRKFLLMPETLYLTINIVDRFLALKLVPRRELQLVGISSMLIACKYEEIWAPEVNDFVRISDNAYIREQVLAMEKEILGKLEWYLTVPTPYVFLVRYIKASIPSDEKTENLVFFLSELGLMQYPVVVKYGPSKIAASAVYAARCTLDKIPFWTETLKHHTGYTEDMLRDCAKLLFHFHTAAAESKLKAVYKKFSSADRGAVALLTPARSLSSESP, encoded by the exons ATGGGTTCAAGAAACCTTGTTGCTTCTTATCAACAACAACccagag gagAAGCGAAGCAGAAGGCTTTTGCACCAGCAGATGGAAGGAATAGAAGAGTGCTTCAAGATATTGGCAATTTAGTGAATGATCGTGTATCTTTGCAAGGGAAG AAACCAATCACAGAAGTTGTAGATTCTGTGGTTGCTCGTAATGTAAGGGCTCCTGCAGCTACAAAGGTACCAGCAGCAGCAATAAAGAAGGTTAACGAGAAGCATAGACCTGAGGATGTCATTGTGATAAGCTCTGAGGAAACAGAAAAGAGTAAACCTGTTAGCAGAGTACCAAGGAAAGAAGTCAAGACACTCACTTCAATCCTCACTGCTCGAAGCAAG GCCGCTTGTGGTAAGCCTGAGGATACACTGGTGGGAATTGATGCTGCTGATGTTAATAATGAGTTGGCAGTAGTTGAATACGTTGATGATATGTACGAGTTTTACAAGCTTACAGAG GTTGACAGCAGGGTACATGACTACTTGCAATTCCAACCAGACATCAATGCAAAGATGAGATCGATCCTCGTAGATTGGCTGATTGATGTTCATCGAAAGTTTTTACTAATGCCGGAAACTCTCTATCTTACCATAAATATTGTGGATAGGTTCCTAGCATTGAAGTTGGTACCAAGGAGGGAACTTCAGTTGGTTGGCATCAGCTCAATGCTTATAGCTTGCAAGTACGAAGAAATATGGGCACCAGAG GTTAATGACTTTGTTCGCATATCTGACAATGCCTATATAAGAGAGCAAGTTCTGGCAATGGAGAAAGAAATCTTAGGAAAGCTAGAGTGGTATCTAACAGTTCCAACACCCTATGTTTTCCTTGTTAGATATATCAAGGCCTCCATTCCATCCGATGAAAAG ACAGAGAATCTGGTGTTCTTCCTGTCTGAACTTGGTCTGATGCAATATCCAGTTGTTGTCAAGTATGGTCCTTCAAAAATTGCCGCATCAGCTGTGTATGCTGCTCGATGCACTCTGGATAAGATCCCTTTCTGGACTGAAACTTTAAAGCACCACACTGGCTACACTGAAGATATGTTAAG GGATTGTGCAAAGCTCCTGTTTCATTTTCACACTGCAGCTGCTGAAAGTAAGCTCAAGGCTGTCTACAAGAAATTCTCAAGTGCAGATCGTGGTGCTGTGGCTCTTCTTACCCCAGCCAGAAGCCTTTCATCTGAATCACCATGA
- the LOC133680660 gene encoding uncharacterized protein LOC133680660, with product MAGLPRSLLLPIIFTPIGLIILFSLYQSTHHIHSAEFTSSNNPIKAPIARFAPQNFTLLIKVLAFNRLDSLFRCLNSLSSANYGGDTVHLHIHIDHFSLTNESLNVIDKKLEESRKVLNFVDGFDWKFGNKVVHYRTNNVGLQAQWLEAWWPSSDHEFSFIVEDDLEVSPLFYKFVRGLIINYYYNVSNFNPFIYGASLQRPRFVPGKHGNKIQLDSETHLFLYQLVGTWGQILFPKPWKEFRLWYDLHKSKGIKPLLDGMVTNGWYKRIGERIWTPWFIKFIHSRGYFNIYTNFQHERALSVSHRDAGVNYGKTAGPDSQLLDGSSLDFNLLEMQPLSNLKWYDYCFREVLPGRVGRTLDEVGSILRTVQEDQSVLLVNIFGASDTITRNMLCHFERLNIRNYILIGPGSDFLFDLARRGHPVIDADQFFNYHRAQKVMGFQHSSAELMKNILVNAYVIKKCLENGYDSLIVDANMLVLSKVQEFIDPTNDFYAGKSLGFFFVRSSSSAREIWTGLLKKVAVTIGNVLFQEENTDFVYLVKLLEQNGVRIHRVDEASVGIQIHADTSNQSSLEAGRKMAYWFAGTGVDLIQKRLQELSLWVVDGDSSCAAVVCHQS from the exons ATGGCAGGCCTACCAAGAAGCTTACTCCTTCCCATCATTTTCACCCCCATTGGTCTCATCATCCTCTTCTCCCTATACCAATCCACTCACCACATCCATAGCGCTGAATTTACTTCCAGTAACAACCCAATCAAAGCCCCAATTGCCCGATTTGCCCCTCAAAACTTCACTCTCCTAATCAAAGTTCTCGCCTTCAACCGCCTAGACTCACTCTTCAGGTGCCTCAACTCCCTCTCTTCCGCCAACTACGGTGGCGACACTGTCCACCTCCACATCCACATTGATCATTTTTCCCTCACCAATGAATCCCTTAACGTTATTGATAAAAAACTTGAGGAATCGCGAAAAGTTTTGAACTTTGTTGACGGGTTTGATTGGAAATTTGGAAACAAAGTTGTGCATTATAGGACTAATAATGTTGGGTTGCAAGCTCAATGGCTAGAAGCTTGGTGGCCAAGTTCAGATCATGAGTTTTCGTTTATTGTTGAGGATGATTTGGAGGTTTCGCCgttgttttataaatttgtgaGGGGTTTGATTATTAATTACTATTACAATGTGTCgaattttaatccttttatatatGGTGCTTCACTTCAGCGTCCACGGTTTGTCCCGG GTAAACATGGAAACAAAATACAATTGGATAGTGAAACGCATCTTTTCTTGTACCAGTTGGTTGGTACTTGGGGTCAGATTCTCTTTCCAAAACCTTGGAAAGAGTTTAGGTTGTGGTATGATCTGCACAAGTCCAAGGGTATCAAGCCATTGCTTGATGGGATG GTGACTAATGGATGGTACAAAAGGATTGGAGAAAGAATCTGGACTCCTTGGTTCATTAAATTCATTCACTCTAGAGGTTATTttaacatctatacaaattttCAGCATGAGAGAGCACTCAGTGTCTCTCACAGGGATGCTGGTGTTAACTATGGGAAAACTGCTGGGCCTGACTCCCAATTATTGGATGGAAGTTCTCTTGACTTCAACTTACTGGAAATGCAACCTTTGAGCAATCTGAAATGGTATGATTACTGCTTCAGAGAAGTACTTCCTGGAAGAGTTGGAAGGACCTTGGATGAAGTTGGGTCTATTCTTCGGACTGTGCAGGAAGATCAGAGTGTTCTCCTTGTGAATATATTTGGGGCATCAGATACAATCACGAGGAACATGCTTTGCCACTTTGAGAGGCTAAATATAAGGAACTATATATTGATTGGCCCTGggtctgattttttatttgatcttgcTAGAAGAGGGCATCCTGTGATTGATGCTGACCAGTTTTTCAATTATCATAGAGCACAGAAAGTAATGGGATTTCAACATTCCAGTGCAGAGCTGATGAAGAACATTTTAGTGAATGCTTATGTAATCAAGAAGTGTTTAGAAAATGGGTATGATTCTTTGATAGTGGATGCAAACATGTTGGTTCTCAGTAAAGTTCAAGAGTTCATTGATCCTACTAATGATTTCTATGCTGGGAAGAGCTTgggatttttctttgttaggaGCTCTTCTTCTGCTCGAGAAATTTGGACTGGTCTCCTGAAGAAGGTTGCTGTCACAATAGGTAATGTTTTGTTCCAAGAAGAGAACACAGATTTTGTTTACTTAGTGAAGTTGTTGGAACAGAATGGTGTGAGAATTCATAGGGTTGATGAGGCGAGCGTTGGCATCCAGATTCATGCTGATACTTCTAATCAATCATCTTTGGAGGCTGGGAGGAAGATGGCTTATTGGTTTGCAGGCACAGGTGTGGATTTGATTCAAAAGCGGCTTCAAGAATTGAGTTTGTGGGTTGTGGATGGTGACTCTTCTTGCGCTGCTGTTGTTTGTCACCAGTCATAG
- the LOC133680436 gene encoding stomatal closure-related actin-binding protein 1-like → MTRVTRDFGDTMQKDAVPAVSADVAFASSRFPNYKIGANNQIVDAKDSPKVLSMKEVVARETALLLEQQKRLSVRDLANKFEKGLAAAAKLSEEARLREAASLEKHVLLKKLRDALESLKGRVAGRNKDDVEEAIAMVEALAVQLTHREGELIQEKAEVKKLANFLKQASEDAKKLVDGERAYARAEIESARAAVQRVEEAIQEHEQMSRASGKQDLEELMKEVQEARRIKMLHQPSKVMDMEHEIRALRIQLAEKSKRSLLLQKELARSRRAEQSIFQLFELDGTEALGSCLRINPCSDNAPELSECSIQWYRLSSDGGKKELISGATKPVYAPEPFDVGRVLQAEIISDGQQFSLSTTCPIDPAAGLGSYVEALVRKHDVEFNVIVTQTNGVDHPSESIHVLHVGKMRIKLRKGKSTNAKEYYSASMQLCGVRGGGNAAAQALFWQAKKGLSFVLAFESARERNAAIMLARRFAFDCNIMLAGPDDRARLGS, encoded by the exons ATGACCAGGGTAACCCGTGATTTTGGAGATACTATGCAAAAAGATGCTGTCCCAGCTGTATCAGCTGATGTTGCATTTGCTTCTAGTCGGTTTCCTAATTACAAAATTGGAGCTAACAATCAGATTGTGGATGCAAAAGATAGCCCAAAAGTATTGTCCATGAAGGAGGTTGTGGCACGCGAGACTGCTTTACTTTTGGAACAGCAGAAACGCCTCTCTGTCCGTGACCTTGCcaataaatttgaaaagggATTGGCTGCTGCTGCCAAGTTGTCAGAAGAG GCTAGGCTCAGAGAGGCAGCTTCATTAGAGAAACATGTTCTATTGAAGAAGCTTAGGGATGCGCTAGAATCATTAAAAGGACGAGTGGCAGGCAGAAACAAGGATGATGTGGAAGAGGCTATTGCCATG GTGGAAGCGTTGGCAGTTCAGCTGACTCATAGGGAAGGAGAGTTGATTCAAGAAAAAGCAGAAGTAAAGAAGCTAGCAAATTTTCTCAAGCAG GCTTCAGAGGATGCCAAGAAACTTGTTGATGGGGAAAGAGCTTATGCTCGTGCTGAAATTGAGAGTGCGAGAGCAGCAGTCCAGAGGGTGGAAGAAGCGATTCAGGAACATGAACAAATGTCTCGAGCTTCTGGAAAGCAG GACTTGGAAGAATTAATGAAGGAGGTTCAAGAGGCTAGAAGGATCAAAATGTTGCATCAGCCAAGTAAG GTTATGGACATGGAACATGAGATACGAGCATTGAGGATTCAACTTGCTGAGAAGTCTAAACGTTCTCTGCTGCTTCAAAAGGAG CTGGCAAGGAGCAGGCGAGCAGAGCAGAGCatatttcaattatttgaaTTGGATGGCACTGAAGCTTTAGGTTCGTGTTTGCGGATCAATCCTTGCTCTGATAATGCTCCAGAACTTTCAGAATGTTCCATTCAGTGGTATCGTCTATCATCTGATGGTGGAAAAAAGGAGCTTATATCAG GAGCTACCAAACCAGTTTATGCTCCAGAGCCTTTTGATGTTGGGCGAGTCCTGCAAGCTGAAATTATTTCTGATGGCCAACAATTTTCTTTGAGCACTACTTGTCCCATTGATCCTG CTGCTGGTCTGGGAAGTTATGTGGAGGCACTTGTGCGAAAACATGATGTTGAATTCAAT GTCATTGTTACCCAGACGAATGGGGTAGATCATCCATCAGAATCTATTCATGTGCTTCATGTCGGAAAGATGAGGATAAAGCTTCGGAAAGGGAAGTCGACAAATGCTAAAGAGTACTACTCTGCTTCAATGCAG CTGTGTGGAGTTAGAGGAGGTGGGAATGCTGCAGCTCAAGCATTGTTTTGGCAAGCAAAGAAAGGGCTTTCCTTCGTATTAGCATTTGAATCTGCAAGAGAGAGGAATGCAGCCATTATGCTTGCAAGAAGGTTTGCTTTTGATTGCAAT ATTATGCTTGCCGGGCCAGATGACAGAGCTCGTTTAGGATCTTAA